The following proteins are encoded in a genomic region of Haloarcula marina:
- a CDS encoding 3-keto-5-aminohexanoate cleavage protein — protein sequence MTYDDYHQQKKVILTVATTGAIHGKDANPNLPEQPEEIARQVAACEELGASIAHVHGRNEHGENDAAKLQEVNDAIRAHCDDIIIQNTTGGQAPYENRVAGIRTDPHPEMASLDMGPFKRDKHIITNHTRNNIERLAVEMQAKGIKPEMEVFNSGQLAEVQRLIDEGMIEEPPYINLIFGGSFTPARPRNLLNMVDNLPDGAEFNVLAVGPHQLPLTTMAVFLGGHIRVGMEDNLYYRRGEKAQSNQQLVARTVEILDRLDRELATPDEAREMLGMPKKRVEQPADGD from the coding sequence GTGACATACGACGACTACCACCAACAAAAGAAGGTAATCCTCACGGTCGCGACGACCGGCGCAATCCACGGGAAAGACGCCAATCCGAACCTCCCGGAGCAACCCGAGGAAATCGCGCGGCAGGTGGCCGCGTGTGAGGAACTGGGAGCCTCCATCGCCCACGTCCACGGCCGAAACGAACACGGCGAAAACGACGCGGCGAAGCTACAGGAAGTCAACGACGCCATCAGAGCGCACTGCGACGACATCATCATCCAGAACACGACCGGCGGGCAAGCCCCCTACGAGAACCGCGTCGCCGGTATCCGGACCGACCCGCACCCGGAGATGGCGTCGCTCGACATGGGACCGTTCAAGCGGGACAAACACATCATCACGAACCACACTCGCAACAACATCGAACGGTTGGCCGTCGAGATGCAAGCGAAAGGCATCAAACCCGAGATGGAAGTGTTCAACTCCGGCCAACTCGCCGAAGTCCAACGGCTCATCGACGAGGGAATGATCGAGGAACCGCCCTACATCAACCTCATCTTCGGCGGGTCCTTTACCCCCGCTCGGCCCCGCAACCTCCTGAATATGGTCGACAACCTCCCCGACGGCGCGGAGTTCAACGTCCTCGCCGTCGGCCCGCACCAACTGCCGCTGACGACGATGGCGGTGTTCCTCGGCGGGCACATCCGCGTCGGCATGGAGGACAACCTCTACTACCGCCGCGGCGAGAAAGCACAGAGTAACCAGCAACTCGTGGCGCGTACCGTGGAGATACTCGACCGACTCGACCGCGAACTCGCCACCCCCGACGAAGCACGGGAGATGCTCGGCATGCCAAAGAAACGGGTCGAACAACCGGCCGACGGCGACTGA
- a CDS encoding GNAT family N-acetyltransferase yields the protein MTTKALTTARAAADGYTIRWYEPGDREGFMALHDRIWPGFPDDWFDWKFADNPYLDEAPVVVAEYDGEIVGARPNLAFQMRAGDTHHVALQSGDTMVDADHRRKGLFSRMSQHLFEGYADGPPKFTFNVPNMKTTGGMVKQGFEIAGEHTTYHRVQDPATYAGRDNRLARTLGKAAATGYLGTRRRGLDVPSEVTVTRHADIPSRRLADLYRRRPPNEIHAFRDEQFFEYRFSNPRWEYTAYTARLGGRPVAGVVTATQETNSWDSAYSYTVTKVADVVPLVGDDERDRALPALLERVLADNADSAVVSVRGESIPQSTLAKFGFHSDQRLPLRPLATPTRMVVSPIPLDDDWRVAGRDIRDLSNWRPTFVEHNTT from the coding sequence ATGACGACTAAAGCACTGACCACCGCACGGGCCGCCGCCGACGGCTACACGATTCGGTGGTACGAACCGGGCGACCGCGAGGGGTTCATGGCGCTCCACGACCGCATCTGGCCCGGGTTCCCCGACGACTGGTTCGACTGGAAGTTCGCGGACAATCCGTACCTCGACGAAGCGCCCGTCGTCGTCGCCGAGTACGACGGCGAAATCGTCGGCGCGCGCCCGAACCTCGCCTTCCAGATGCGCGCCGGTGACACCCATCACGTCGCCCTCCAGTCGGGCGATACCATGGTCGACGCCGACCACCGGCGGAAGGGGCTGTTCAGCCGAATGAGCCAGCATCTCTTCGAGGGATACGCCGACGGCCCGCCCAAATTCACGTTCAACGTCCCGAACATGAAGACCACCGGGGGGATGGTGAAACAGGGCTTCGAAATCGCGGGCGAACACACCACCTACCACCGGGTTCAGGACCCCGCGACCTACGCCGGTCGCGACAACCGACTCGCCCGCACGCTCGGGAAAGCGGCGGCGACGGGGTACCTCGGCACTCGCCGTCGCGGCCTCGACGTGCCCTCGGAGGTGACGGTCACCCGTCACGCCGATATTCCCTCGCGCCGCCTCGCCGACCTCTACCGTCGCCGTCCCCCAAACGAGATACACGCCTTCCGAGACGAGCAGTTCTTCGAGTACCGCTTCAGCAACCCGCGCTGGGAGTACACGGCCTACACCGCTCGACTGGGCGGTCGTCCCGTCGCCGGGGTCGTCACCGCGACCCAAGAGACGAACTCGTGGGACAGCGCGTACTCCTACACCGTCACGAAAGTCGCCGACGTGGTGCCGCTGGTCGGCGACGACGAACGCGACCGGGCGCTCCCGGCCCTGCTGGAACGGGTGCTCGCCGACAACGCCGATTCGGCGGTGGTCTCGGTCCGCGGCGAGTCGATTCCGCAGTCGACTCTCGCGAAGTTCGGCTTCCACAGCGACCAACGCCTCCCGCTCAGACCGCTCGCGACCCCCACGCGGATGGTCGTCTCGCCGATTCCACTCGACGACGACTGGCGCGTCGCCGGTCGCGACATCCGCGACCTCTCGAACTGGCGGCCGACGTTCGTCGAGCACAACACGACCTGA